aggagctggaggcaggAGAACAGGGCTGAAATCCTGGGAATTAGACCCTTTCTCTGAGCCCCGGGGCTTCTATTTGTACATGGGAACCTCAGCTCCCGCCTGCCCATTCCTTCTCAAGGGCCAATGTCAAGGCAAGTCAGCACTTACATTGGACCTGCCACGTGCAGGCACTGCtctaaaatctttacaaaattaGCTTGTCTTATGCTCCCGGCCACCGTAGGAGGTAGAActattatcacccccattttccagataagtaCCCTTGAGGCACAGGCAAGTGGAGTGACTTATCCAGGATCACAGAAGCTAGGACGTGAcggagctgggatctgaacccaggcagtcaAGCCCTAGAAACCCTGTTCTTAACCACTACACGTAGAGCCTGATAGGTGGGGTTTGGAATCCTGACTTCTGGAACGAAATCTGCCCCAACAAGAGTTCCCCAGGACCAGGTGGGACGGACCTGTGAGGCAGGAACATGGAGAGGAAGCAGGCAAGAGGGTTGGCCATGGAGCTGAGGGTGGCTGACAGGTGGTAAGCGATGGGGCCGTAGGACAGGCAGGAGTAGGTCTGCACGGAGGGCAGCACGCCGTTGGTGAGCGCGTTTACAAAGGCCACCAGGATGTAGATGAAGGTCAGGTGGGCTGGGTGGTGGGGGGCCGTTTTCTCCTCTGGATGTCCCTGGGCCTTGCTGTTGTCCCTTGGCCCTGGGGGGCCCGGGTCCTCCCCTTCCCGTGGCCGGATGGAGTGGAGGGTGACCTGGGAGGTGAGGAGGTCTTCTATGGAAGATTCCCTGGGTCTGGGCTGCCGCTGGAGGACAAAGAAAGCGGCCAGGCAGCAGGCCATcatgaaggagaggaggaggaagaagaccaAAGGCGAGAAGTTGGCCGGCAGGTGGCGACTTTCCAGATGGACCGCGGAATGTGCCGTCCCGGCAAGGTCAGACGCAGAAGTGCTGTTAGCtccctggggaaagacacaacaAGGCTCAGCCGGGTCCGCGGGGGATGTCAGGGCACAGGTAACAacaatgttaataataatgtacaaTAAATAGCATGCATTGTTAATAAGGGATGAATGACATAACACATAACTCCTAAGGTAATGATAATAAATGCTCACGAGGTCTGACGGCTCCCTGGGGACCAGCCCTTTGCCTGGGTCAGAACGGTCTGTCTAACCCGAGGGCCATAGGGAGTGCGTGACAAAACCAGTCCACGTAGGCCCACTTGATTCTGACTTAGGAGCTCCACCTTTTCCCACACTACCGCCTGCCAAGGGCTGCCAGCCACAGATGTGTTCTGAGCAGGGGCAGCGTCACCCAAAGTCGCCCTGTGGGAAGGTGGCCTGGTGTGGCCCAATCCCTCTCtcgctttttcttttaaagctttcaAGTCCTCTccaggcccaacgtggggctcgaactcacaacccggagatcaggAGACGCGTGCCCTACCGACTGAGCCCGCCTGGCGCCCCACGGCCAAATCGCTTTTCGAGAGATAACCTATGGACATCTAGATTTACGCGTGGGACATTTCAAACGTTTAAATGTCTTCAACCAAGGCAAACAGTCAAAGTCAAACGCTTGCAGGATACGGCCGCCTGGGGCCACTGGTCTGCGCCCGGTGATGAACTGCTATGGTTTGGGCAATACCGGGTGCGTGTGAGGTGTCTAAGACCCAGGGGGAAACAAAGTCTGACATGTGAAACAACACGAAGCCGTGGCTAAAGCCAACGGTTCTTGGCCCTGGCCGTACCTTAGCATCACCCGGGGAATTTTGAGGAAATACACTTTCACAGTCCCGATTTTGCAAGCTGGAAACACAAAACGCTCTGAAAGTGAGCTCCCCCGGGGGCAGGTGATGTGAGAGCGCAGCCGGGTCAAGGACAGCGGTCTGCCCAGCATCTAGGAAGCACGAGCCCCCCCGCGCGGCCCGGTCTGTGATCAGTCACAGAGCGCGGCCATGGGAAATGTCGGGTACCTGGGGGAAGACAGTCTTCCTGGTGGTCTCGGTGCTTGGGGTGGTTTCTAACGGCTTAGTGACATTGACACAGGTAGTGAGACCCGAGCCCTGGGCAAGAGCCACCAGCGCAGGCAGGAGGCCGCTGAGCCCTTCGCCCACGAAGAAGGTGGTGAGGTAGTGGGCGGGCAGCCGGCTCATGAAGGGCAGGAAGGTGACCGACGAGGTGCAGTCCACCAGGGCCAGGAAGAAGGTGAGGACCATGAAGGCGATGCTGTGGGGGCCGTCCAGCACCCAGGGAGTGACATTCCAGAGGAAGGCGAAGAGGGTACAGGTGACGGTGCCCACGCCCAGCACGGTAAAGATGATGGGCACCTCCGAGAGGCAGCCAGGCTGGAAGTGATGGAGCAGGGTGACCAGGAGGGGGCCGATGTTGGCCAGCTGGATGATCACCGTGAGGTAGGAGGGGAGATACCACCCCTCGGGCAGCTCCGTCACCAGCAGGGGCAGCTCGACCCAGAGCCCGTTGatggccacccaggagcccagcccGAAGGTGCAGACCAGCAGGTGTATCAGGAGGGGCATGGCGATGTCCGCCCCGTGCCGAACGAAGCCGCCACCTCCCGGATCGGCCTGCGGCGGGGCTGCCGGAGAAAAACATCAGGTGAGCGAGGCGTCAGGGTCGCCATCGGGGACGAGACAGTGCCGTGGAGCCCAGGTGTTTCCTgatctttccccttctcctgaaCGAGTTGGCTCTTCGTGATAGGAAAACGGACGCATTCTTTGATGGCTAACCTTTCCAGAGGGGAAAGCCTCCCTAACAGTGGCCTGTCATTCCAGAGGCCGCCAGAGAGAAGTTTGACACATTGAATCGCACAGCTGTTGCATCAAAGCAAGCAAACAACCAAGCACCCtcttcaaagaaaaaggaaagaaaagaaaaagagaaaagaaaaaaaaaaagggaatcgAGGACAGTGACCCTCATCGTTGGAATGAGATGCAAATATGTTAATGAGTTAATGCGTCTTAAACAGTGCCTGGGGCCCAGTAAGGGCATAGGCACCATTTCGGAGAGAAATGTTGATTGGGCCAGTCACCTCCTTTTGCGGATGGGCGGGGTCCGGGGAGGTGGGATTTGGAGCTCGTCCCCTGCAGCACGTGGCCTCCTAACCCTCATGGGAACCCAGGCCTGATCCCTCAGTCCCTCCCTCTTCACATGTCAGTCTCTCTTGTTCTTCTAGAAGGGGCAGAAGCGTCTCTGTGGCCATGCCTCACCCGGGGAAATTCCCCACACCTCAGCGGCTCCTTTCCCGGTTCCCACACACAGATCTGACTCTCGGGCCCCAGATgaactctcttcttccttcctccactgaGGGAAGCCAATCCTGGAGCAGAGGGCAGTCCGACCTGCTTTCCGTCTCACCCCACCACCTCCTTTCTGGAGGCCTGAGGCAGGTGGCTTAAGTTCTGGCCTCTCACCTGTTGAGGCCAGCCTAACAGCCTGGAACAGGCCTGGCTCGAGGCAAGCCGAGAGGACCCACAGAGACAAGCTCCAGGCAGCTGTCGCCTGGAGAGGACCTCTCTCACAGGTCTGTTGTGCCCAGCTTCTCGGCCGCTCACTCCCACCTGAGACCAGAATGTGGTCCAGGACGGGCAGGATCTCACTGCGACAAAGCTGCCCTACACCAACTCAGGCAGAATTCTGTCTACGATCGGTGAACCGATATGGAAGGACAAACAGGGAGAGGTTGAATGATACTCCAAGGCAAATGGCTGCTGCCTCCCATGagtccctcttcctttcttcttttgttgttacAGAGACCAGATTTTCAGTTGGGCAAACAGCCACCAAGCTACAagagtacaggggcgcctgggtggctcagtcggttaagcgtccgacttcggctcaggtcatgatctcacggttcgtgggttcgagccccgcgtcgggctctgtgctgacagctccgagcctggagcctgtttcggattctgggtctccctctctctctgcccctcccctgctcacactctgtctctctctcaaaaataaacgttagaaatcaaaaaacaaaaagctacaaGACTatacttcccagcctcccttgcagcggTGCATGGCCATCTAATCGAGGCCAGACCGATGAGGCTGTGAGGACTTTGAGAAGTCTCCTTAAAGATGAGGGGGTGtaccttccctctcttcctccatcctGCTGTCTGGAATTCGGGTGTGATGCCCAGAACTCCAGCAGCCGTTTTGCGCCAAGAGGGATGGTGTGGGGGCTAGAGGGAGACTAGACTTCAAGACTTTGTGGCACAAAGCTGCAGAACCAGTCCTGTTCTGCCTTCCACTGAACTATTTTGTTTGTTCAGTGTTGTTTACGTTGTAAGTAAGCTTTCATCTTGTTTAAGCTACTCACATTATATATAGCAAAACACTGGCCAAGCGGACAGACATAGATGTTCAAGGATATATCAGACTGGTTATAGTAGCCAGAAACTAACATTTATCTCCTTTATTCTGAATGTCCCAACTCAGAAGCTCTGGTCTTGCCCTAACGGGAATTTgatcaaaaaccaaaaccaaacattaGTTGTTGAAATACACCTTAAAGAGGCATTGACAAGTTACGAGTAAACTCGGGAGCAAACATCttccagagaaatgcaaagagatggatgaatggagggagaaagagagagagagagagagagagagaaaacaaagagccTTAATATGGGATTTGATGCCAAGGGTATAAATTAAGCCGCTGAGTCATTTCATATTGATAGGTACCGCACTCCATAGCGGAGTCAAAATAGTAGCAAACGTCTGTGTTCTGAGTAACATTCCCCCAGAGTCTCAGAAACGCCAGGAGAAACGGACAGAAACAGTCAACGGTCGGCGGTGCGGTGTTGATTCAGTGCTCTAGGCCTTGACCGCAGAAGGTAgtgtaaaataaacaaaggatATAGGGGAGGCAATAAACGATATTTCTAATAAAGAGGAAGAAGTCAATAATTAAAGGGAGGAGGTGGATTTGCTAAAGAAACATGGTTACTTGTATCCTCtgaaaagctattaaaataacgAGAGAGTTCAGCAAGCTGTCCAGCTACACGTTCATTCACGCCTGTGGTTTTCCTGCACAGAACCAGTCAGAAAACCTGACTTGCTACGGTACTCctttgggaaaaagaaataaagctagaTCTCTTTCTTACTTCCTATTCCCGACGCCTGAAAAAGGAATTCCAGCcggatcaaatatttaaatagtttttaagtgAAAAGTAGAATATTAAGTgtaaaatcacaaaattctattcctgaaaacatTATCACGCTGTGTTGACTGACttggatttacattttttttttaaagaatcgtTAAATATGTATAACAggtataaaatcaaatatatcagTTTTTCCATTAAGTGCAAAAATCACGAAATTCCATTCCTGAAATCATCATGGTACTGTATgtttaactaacttggatttaaagaaaaaaatgtgttaaaaaaaaaaaaagaataaagaaacccaaagaaaatataggcagagggaacagcttgTGCAAATGTCCTGGGGCAGGAATGAGCCTGGGCCAGTGCGGCTGGAGCAGTGGGCTTGATGGGGAGATGAGAGCAGATAGGCAGGTAAGGAGCCTGAATTTCATTCATGTGCACTAGGTTCTATGCACTGAAAGACTGAATCCCTACACCCCAGAGCCGAGTTCTCTGGGTTCTGTAATTTGAGGGAAGTGATTTGGTCCCACAAGTCTCTTCTCTTGGCTAGAGAGCAGTTATGATGGTGGAATGGCCCAGCCTAACCCATCTCCTGCGTGACTCTCCTGCCCTGGCCTACTTTCAGCACATACCGAGTGCCACATGCTCCTGGACCTGGGAGACACTGATGGGGGATGTGGCCATCAGTGAAATGAGTCAGGGGCGGAGTGGGGGAGAAGGTCCTAGGCAGAGGGAACTGCACGTGCAGAGTACCCTGTGGTTTCAGAGTACTGAGGAGTGGCTCAGAGGGAGTATGCtgggcaattttttaaaagtccttatctctcttctctctttttcttatagtGACCTTGCAGTGCGGGTGCATTCATTCAACCAGTATTTACTGGGCACTTGCTGTGAAACACTGAGCAAGTCAGCAGTGAtgagggctgtgggaggggagcagagctgggagggcGGCATTCCTATGCAGGATTGTCAGGGGGAACATGAAGGAAATGTGAGAGTGAGCGCTCCCAGGGGAGAGTAGTGCAGGGGgcgggaacagcaagtgcaaaggccctggggtggggcctCACCTGCCAGGTCCCAGAAACAGCTCTTGGTGTTGGGAGAACCAGGAGGCCAGTGTGGGAGGAGATGGGCAGGTCACACAGGGCCCTGGAGGCAAGAGTTTAGGTGTTTTCCCTGAGCCCAAGTCTCCCTTCCTGGGCAGAGGGAGGACCGGCTGTAATTTCGTTTTACCATAATCACGCTGGCTGTTGTGAAGAGAGTAATGTGGGGCCGGGGCAGGCGTAGGAACGAGACCTGCCAAATAGGTTAATTATCAGGAAGCTGGTGGAGGAATCCAGGCAAAAAGAGACAGTAATGATAACAGTAATGAGAACTGTAACAACAGCCATCATCTACTGGCCAAGCGCTTTACACACACTCTCCATCAAATCCTCTCCACAATCCCGAGGTAGGCAGGACGATCACCCCTATTTCATAAATGAGTTAACCGTGGCTCAGAAGAGCAAAGTAATGTGCCCGGGGTCACCCAGCGGgtcagctgggggctggggtttGAACCGAGGCGCGTCTGACCGTCACGGCCTGAGCAGAGCCCCGGAGGCAGGGGGATCGTGAAGATGTGGCAGGGGCCACACTGAGCAGGATCCCTTTTCACTCACCCCCGGGCCTCCCCACCGCGTGGGCCGGGCCGGGGAGAAACGGGGTGCCAGCCTGTTAGAACCCTGAGACAGACTCCAAGGCCTGGCTACTTCCTGGGGCCCCATCAGCGACTGTGGGAGAACAGAACCCCAAGGCTTTGAATGAGACTCTTCAGGCTCAGTCCGCTCCATGACACGTGGGCACACAGGTACAGAAGCCAGgagtgtcccccccacccctccccgaaGAGGTCTCTTTCCTTCAAAGTTTTGCAGCGGAAGCTGAGAGTCCTAGGCCCAggggggtgcagggggtgggggtggagggccaGTGTACCCTCAGTGTGTGGCCGGGCCACCCTCTGCCCCACCAGGAGGGAAAGGCCCTGTCCGACCTTGACCATCAGGAGGCTCCGGTCCGAACCCTCCCCGGCTCTCTGCTTTGTGCCCTCCTCAGTTCAGTTGCGACGATTTATCTGTGTCTTATCTTTTGAGTGCCGACCTCTCCCACTGTAGTATAATCTTTGTGTGAGCAGggccctgtctctctcccagtGCCAAGGTGGCCACCTAGTTTGCCAAGGGCTGGGTCGACAGCCTGCCTCAGCCATGCGGGTTGAGTCGACCTGGCTGGCCTGGGCCATGCCAGCTGGCAGTGTGGGCACGGTCTACACCCGCTCCTGGACAGGGGTCTGAGTCAGTGTTGTCCCGGAGTCCTCGGTGACCCCCACCTGGGGCCCGGCCCGCCCTcatgagagaggtggggaggttGTCCGGGGCTGGAGCAGGATGGCTTTGAGAGgacagagcagggagagaaagaaccaaaGCTAGAAGCCAAAatgagcagagagacagagagaccggagagacagagggggggcaaaggaggaggtggggcggagagggcagggggcaggaggggaggcgATGGAAGTAGGGGAGTAGCAGGGTGTGCTGGAACCCTGGCCTGGCTCAGCCACCGCCCTCACCCCCTCACTCACGTCCACATGTATCAAGGGGCCTTCTCCGCCTCTCATTCATCTTGGAGTCCCGGGCCCTCTCCAACTCAATGTTCCCATCTCACAGAcgcggggaaaccgaggcccagagaggaggcgGTGCTTGCCCACaccgtgtccccccccccatcccccccatctcAGGTTGTGGTGGCCGTCAGGGCCTGTGCTCACCCACTGTGTGTCCTCAGGCTAGCTGCTCACCCTCTCTGGGGCCTGGTTTCTCCATCTAAGAAAGGGGGCGGGGATGGGCCTGTTCTGCGGGTCTTGGctgacagggaggaagggaggagatcATGGGAGCCCAGCAGGCCGGCTGGCAGAGACTTccagctcccttcctcctcctcctcctgctcctcctcctcctcctcctcctcctcctcctcggggcCTCCCACGAGGCTGACCTTGGTCAAGCAGCCTCCCctccgtgctcatcccaacccccagccctcctgccaGGCTGGTGAGGCTCCAGCGCAACCTGGCAGGAATGGCCGTCTAGACTTCCCCAGCGGCGTGTTCATGCAGCCGGGCAGAGGTCGGTGGGGGAGCCCAGTCTTTTGgcccggggaggagggggctggagtcCACCGGGCGTCCCAGCTGGGCTCCCGGCTCCGACGGACCGCAGAGGGAGAGGCCCTTCGTCCCTCCTATCCCTCTGGCCTCCAACCCAGGAGTCtgaaactggggggggggggggggggggggatgggaagcTACAGGCCACTGGCTGTCCCCCAGAtaagtgcccccccccctcccccgctcagggcCCCGTGTCAGCCGGCCCTCGGTAGAGGCAGCCGTGCCCTCAGAGGCCTGAGCCGCCCAGTTTCTGCCGGCTTACCTGCAGGTCCCGGTCCCAAGTGACTCTGCCTGGGAGGGGCGGAGGCGGCCGGGTTAGTATTAACCTGCCCCGCCCAGCCcagcggagggggaggggcggggggcggggctgtCGGCTGCACCAAGAGCCTACTGTGTGTCTGGAGCCCAGCCCGGCCACCCCGATCCTGAAGATCCCGGTGACCCCGCGGGCGCAGCAAAGGGCTCACATTCTCGGGCGCTTACCGCCATCCACATTTTATGAGGGTTGACCCCGAGAAGGCAGAAGACCTGCCCAGGCTGCCTCTGGCCTTGCCCCAGGGCCACCGTAATTCCTGTCACTCCAGGGGCAGGGCTCCCTGGAGCCCCAACTCCTGGTGCGAATAGTGGAGTTTAAGCAAGTCACTTGGAAAGTGGGGGTGTTAACAGCGCCCTCCTCATGGGGCAGAAATCCTGACAGGCAGTGTGTGctgactctgtgccaggcaccgagCTTGACATGAATCCGTGTATCTGCTCTTCACagcctttgggggggggggggctactaTCGcaatcccactttacagatgaggaaacagaggccccgAGAAGTCAAGAGCCGCGGCAAAATAACGACCGACAAATAACCGCTTTGCCATGTTGCAGTCGTTCATATCTGATGAAACCTTTCAGGGATCCTAGGTCGCGGGCAGGCAATGCTTTCATTTCCTACTTTACAGGTGGGGAAGCTGAGACTCCAAAGAGGTTCAGCGACTGGCTCAAGGTGTCCTGGCTGGTAAGCGTGAGGTCATATTCGAACCCAACTCACACGGCCGGTggctggagtggggggtggggccgggtggggtggggaacgTATCGCCCAGGGCTTGGGGCTTGTACATTTGTTCATTGCCTGTTGACTTCTGCTGGGAATTCTGACCTGCTTTCTGCCGTGTTCTCGGAGACATTCAATTGCTCAAGAGAGCAATCACTCTCCAGGCAAAAGCTTGGGAGGAGAGGTGAGCAGACCCCTCTCCCTCTCGGCTGGCAGGGGCTAAGGAACCATTTGGGTTGCGAGGACACAAGAATGTGCTTCCTGGGGGGCCTCCACCTGGACGCtgctcctgtcccctcctctgaTGCTCCTTTCTGACTCCAACCATCCTCCCTTCAGTTGGATCCGCATCCCTGCTGGTGTGGTTTCACTTCCTGCCACCTCACCGGGGGCCTCTTagggtatttttgttttccatttaaaaatatcttcaggggcacctgggtggctcagtcggtttaagcgtcccacttccgctcaggtcgcgatctctcggtctgtgagttcgagccccgcctcgggctctgtgctggcggctcagagcctggagcctgcttcggattctgtgtctccctctctctctgcccctccccccgcttgtgctctgtctctcaaaaataaataagtgtaaaaaattttttttatttttatttttttatttttgggacagagagagacagagcatgaacgggggaggggcagagagagagggagacacagaatcggaaacaggctccaggctccgagccatcagcccagagtccgacgcggggctcgaactcacggaccgcgagatcgtgacctggctgaagtcggacgcttaaccgactgcgccacccaggcgcccctaaaaaaattttttttaaatgtctatattatcAACCCTCAAGGACTCCCCTCTTGCTcgctaaattaagaaaaatgccTAAGCCTCACATTTCTGTCCCTTCTCAGCTGGGACCAATAAACCTTGACAATTTTATCCTTGTTCTTTCTTATATGTAGCCAGAACTACTTACCATTCTCTAAGTATTTATAGTACATCGAAGCCACcaaaatttccatatgaattctTCTATTAGAATACCCTTTCTGTCCCATCTCTGGCACAATCCTATCTGTAATTTCGAAGCCAATCTCACATGTTACCTCCTCCAAAGAAACCTTTCCAGATATCTGTTTCTAATATAGCCACTATACATTGggagcttaataaatgtttgttgcataTGTAGCCAGGGCACGGGGGTGCAAAACAGATCCGGTTCTGCCACACGCGCTGTTGATCAaatccagaggcagagagacgagtagaggtgaaacaagaaaggaatcgATTTCAGCAAGGCCAACACCGGAAAGACAGAGGACGAATGTGTCAGAGACAGTTTCCAAAGTGCCGAAAATACTTCCAGGTCTATATAAGGAAGGTGCGGGACAAAGGGGGTGGGTCCCtgcaggtgggcagtgaaggtCAAATCGCTCCTCCTCCTGCTAGCTCAGGGTGTCCTTGTGGCTGGAGGGGACAGTTTCTGTTCCCAGCAGGGGATGCTCTGCCCACCTGGCAGAGACCAGCTGGAAAGAACCCTAGTGAAAAGTCTGAGGTCAGGACGGAGACAACTGAAGCCCTCTTTCACGTGCACGAATGGATGAACCCCAACCAAAATATACTCCCTTTCCTTGTCATCTCCAGATATTTTTACAGCTTCGGTTGTTCAATTAAGActgttattggggcgcctgggtggctcagtcagtttagcatccgacttcagctcaggtcatgatctcgtggtttgtgagatcgagcccggggtcgggctctgtgctcacggctcagagcctggctcctgcttgggattctgtgtcttcctctctctctgcccctccccccacgcatGCGTGCacgcgctctccctctctctcaaaaataaacaaacttaaaaaaaaaaaaaaaagacttactattatcggggcacctgggtggcccagtcagttgtgcttccgacttcggctcaggtcgcgatgaTCTCAccgatctcaccgttggtgagttcgaccccctgttgggctctgtgctgacagcgtggagcctacttgagattgtgtctctccttctctgcccctccccactctcttcctctcaaaataaatacgtaaccttaaaaaaaaaaaaaaaagactggtagTATCTTTTGTGGGAGCAATTTTAGGTTTAC
This sequence is a window from Lynx canadensis isolate LIC74 chromosome A3, mLynCan4.pri.v2, whole genome shotgun sequence. Protein-coding genes within it:
- the SLC52A3 gene encoding solute carrier family 52, riboflavin transporter, member 3 produces the protein MPLLIHLLVCTFGLGSWVAINGLWVELPLLVTELPEGWYLPSYLTVIIQLANIGPLLVTLLHHFQPGCLSEVPIIFTVLGVGTVTCTLFAFLWNVTPWVLDGPHSIAFMVLTFFLALVDCTSSVTFLPFMSRLPAHYLTTFFVGEGLSGLLPALVALAQGSGLTTCVNVTKPLETTPSTETTRKTVFPQGANSTSASDLAGTAHSAVHLESRHLPANFSPLVFFLLLSFMMACCLAAFFVLQRQPRPRESSIEDLLTSQVTLHSIRPREGEDPGPPGPRDNSKAQGHPEEKTAPHHPAHLTFIYILVAFVNALTNGVLPSVQTYSCLSYGPIAYHLSATLSSMANPLACFLSMFLPHRSLPFLGVLTVLGTGFGAYNMAMAVMSPCPLMQGHWGGEVLIVASWVLFIGCLSYVKVMLGVILRDRSRSALLWCGAAVQLGSLLGAVLMFPLVNVFRLFSSADFCSLQCPT